The region AGGTGGCGGAGCTCTGCATCGCGCACAAGAAGCAGTTCGTCTCGACTTCGTACGTGAGCCCGGCGATGAAGGCCCTCGATGGGAAGGCGCGCGCGGCCGGCGTGATGCTCCTCAATGAGATCGGACTCGATCCGGGGATCGACCACATGTCGGCGATGCGGGTCTTCAACGACGTGCGGAGCCGGGGAGGGAAGATCAAGAGCTTCATGTCGTACTGCGGCGGGCTCCCCGCGCCGGAAGCGAACGACAACCCGCTCGGCTACAAGTTTTCGTGGTCGCCGCGCGGGGTGCTTCTCGCCGGGAAGAACAGCGCGAGATACCTCAAGGACGGCAAGGTGCGCGAGATCCCGTCGGAGAACCTCTTTCTCGATCGGTGGCCGCTTCGCGGCGTGCCGGGGGCGGGGGACTTCGAGGCGTATCCGAACCGGGATTCGATCGGTTACATCGACATTTACGATCTGAAGGATTCTGCGACGGTCCTCCGAGCGACGCTACGGAATCCGGGTTGGTGCGAGACGCTAAAGTGCATCGTCGATCTCGGCTTGCTCGACACCGAGGAGAAGGACCTTGGCGGTCTCACCTATGGCGGAATGATCGATCGGCTCGCTCCCGGAGGCGGGGACCGGCGCGCCCGCGCGGCGAAGAAACTAGGGATGGCGGAGGGCTCGACCGCGATTCGGAACATCGAATGGCTCGGTCTCTTCAAGGACGATGCGATCCCCCTGAAGAAAGGGGGGTTCATCGACGTTCTCACGCACCGGATGCTCGAGAAGATGTCGTACAAACCCGGCGAGCGGGACATGATCGTTCTCCATCACGAGTTCGTCGGGGAGTTCGACGGCGGCAAGAAGGAGAAGATCGCATCGACGCTCGTCGACTTCGGCTTCCCGAAAGGCGATTCGGCGATGTCCCGGACGGTCGGCTATCCCGCGGCGATCGCGGCCCGTTTCCTTCTCGAAGGAAGGATCGAGGGGAGCGGCGTGCACATTCCGGTCGCGCCGGAGATCTACCATCCGGTTCTGGGCGAGCTCGATCGTCTCGGCATCAAGTGTGTGGAGAGGACGGAAACGCTTCGGTAGTTCGGCGAGATCGCATCCTCGATCGAGGCCCGGGCGCGCTCTACCCGCTCATCGCGCGGATGGTCGAACGCGGCTGGCTGAAGCGCACGAGCGGGGCGAAGGGCGTCCCAAGCCCTCGCAAGGCGTATTCGATCACGAACAAGGGTCGAAAGGTCCTCGCGATCCTCTCCGACCCGATCGAGGAGCTTCACCGAGAGATCGTGCGCGGAGAGAAGGGAACAAGCGGTCGATGAGAATGAGAGCACAAGTGCCCCCCGGCCTTCTCTCGTGGGGACCCGTTCGCTGCCTTGTCCGGTCACCCATCTTCCCCGTTGGAGTTCAGATCGCCTTCCTCGGCGCCGTCGCGGCGCTCGCGGCGAACGGGTGGCGCGTAGGCGCCGGCCGAACGCCGGATGAGCTCATGGTTCTTCGGAAGACCAATCTCACCACGCTCTTTGTCTGGGGTCTCTGGTGGCCCGGGATGATCGCCGCCGCCCTCGCGTTCGGGAGGGTTTGGTGCACGGTCTGTCCGATGGAGCTGGCGAATCGGGCCGGGGACGCTCTTGCCCGTCTCGGGGGCTGGCCGCGCGCTCGTCTCGGAAAGATCCTTCGCGCCGGATGGCTCGTCGTCTTCATCTATCTTGTCCTTCAGTTCCTCGTCGCGGGGGCCTCTCTTCACCGAAACCCCCACCTGACCGCAGTCATGCTCCTCGCGCTTCTCTGGCTCGCGCTCGCGGCCGGTGTGTTCTTCCGCGAGCGCCGGTCCTTTTGCAGGGCGTTCTGCCCCGCTGCGGCGCTCCTCTCCGCCTACGGACGATACACTCCGGTTCAGCTCGAAGCGCGCGATCCGTCCGTCTGCGAGGCGTGCGAGACCAAGGAGTGCGTGCGCGAGGCGAATCGCGACCGCTTCGACAAGCGGAGCTGTCCATCCCTCCTCGTCCCGTATCGGCGCGCCGCGTCCGATGGATGCGTGCTCTGCCTCCAGTGCGCGAAGGTCTGCCCGCACGGGAACATGGATTTCGGACCGACCGCGGCGGACGCGCCCGTCCGACGGAAAGCGCTTCTCCTCCCCTACGAGGCGGCATTCGTATTAGTCGCATTCGGTTTCGTCGCGCACGAGGTCATCGGCGAGGTGAAACATTTGGATCGGATCTTTCATGCAGTTCCCCTCCGCCTCAATGCTCTCTCTCCGGGAGTCCCGTTCGGATGGTTCGAGGCCGTCTGGTTTCTCGCGATCTTCCCGCTCGCGGCATGGGCGGTCGTCGCGGGCGCCGCGTTCGTCGCGGGGCATCGCGGGGGACTCAAGAACCTCCTTCTCGCGGCGGCCACCGGCGCCGCCCCGATCGTCGCCGTCGCGCATCTTGGAAAAGCTGCGGCGAAAGTCTCCTCGTGGAGCGGCTTCCTCCCGCTCGCGATGCGCGATCCACGCGGGACCGAGACGCTCGCCCGGCTGGCGGGGGGCGGTCTTCCCGCTCCCAAGTCATTCGTCGAGCTCTCCGTTCTCGGATGGGCGATGATCGCGCTCGTGTTTTTCGCAGGGTGGATTGCGGCGCGATGGAGCCGCGGCTTGCCGGCCGATTCGTTCGTCGCCGCTCGCGCCGGTCTTGGGATCTCGTTCCTTCTCTTCGCGGCCGTGTTCGCCGTCTGGATTCGGTAGGAGGTCCGGGTGGACTTCGCGATCGTCTCGTTCGCGGCTCTCTTCGCTTCCGCGCTCGCCTTCTTCAGCGGGTTCGGTCTTGGGACGCTCCTCCTTCCCGTCTTCGCCCTCTTCTTCCCCGTCGAGGTCGCCGTCGCGGCCACGGCCGTCGTGCACGGGGCGAACAACATGCTTAAGATCGCCGTCGTCGGGAAGCATGCGGACCGCGATCTCGTGCTCCGTTTCGGACTGCCGGCAATCGCGGCCGCGCTCGCCGGCGCCGCGCTTCTTGGATACGTCGCCGGCTTCGGCGAGCTGGCCAAGTACCCGGTCGGCGCGCGGACGGCGATCGTCACTCCGGTCAAGCTCGCGATGGGAATCCTCATGCTCGTCTTCGCGCTCTTCGAGCTCCTCCCGCGGTTTCGAGCGATCGAGTTCGGCCGCAAGTACCTCGCGCTCGGCGGCGTTCTCTCCGGGTTCTTCGGCGGCTTCTCCGGACATCAGGGCGCGCTTCGTTCCGCGTTTCTCGTGCAGACAGGGATCTCGACTCAGGCCTTCGTCGGAACGAACGCCGTCATCGGGTTTCTGGTCGATGCGATGCGGATCGCGACCTATGCTGCTCTCTTCCTTCTCAATGGGATGAAGAACCCGATCGGACCGGAAGAGCGGTCGCTCGTTCTCGCCGGCGTTCTCGCCGCTTTCGCGGGCGTTCTCGTCGGAAAGAACCTCTTGCCGAAGATCACGATGAGTGCGGTGCGGACGCTGACCGGCATCCTTCTTCTCGTCATCGCCCTCGCTCTCGGCTCGGGCATCATCTGACGGATCGGTCCGTCTCCCCCGGCGCGCCCGCTCGACCGGCGGCGCGGCTTTGCATTGATTACGAATACCCTCTGAACCGATCTTCCTCCGCCGGCGGGCGCCGCGGGCCGTGCGCTCCGAGATGGCCGGCCGAACCCGCGGCGCGGCGGCTCATGGATCGACACGGAGGTCTGCATGAACGAACACTGGACCCGGGGCTACGCGTTCCCGGAGGTTCTCGTCTCGACCGAGTGGGTTGCCGCGAACCTGGACAACCCGAAAGTCCGCATCGTGGAATCGAACGAAGACCCGCTCCTCTATCGCGCGAAGCACATCCCCGGCGCGGTCGAGGTGGACTGGACCCGCGATCTCAACCATCCGATCGTTCGCGACTATCTGAGGCGAGACGGCTTCGAGAAGCTCGCGGGCCGTGTCGGAATCACGCGGGATACGACCGTGGTCTTCTACGGCGACAAGAGCAACTGGTGGGCGTGCTACGCCTACTGGATCTTCAAGCTCTTCAACCATCCGACCGCGCGGATCATGGACGGAGGAAGGCCGAAGTGGGAGAGAGAGGGACGTCCGATGACGAAGGAGATCCCGTCGATCGCGCCCGCGAAGTACGAGGCGCCCGAGCGGGACGATACCGTGCATCGAGCCTTCCGCGACGAGGTGCTCGCGCACATCGAGGCGGGAAAGGCGCTCGTCGACGTGCAGAGCCCCGAAGAGTATTCGGGAGAGCGTCTTCACATGCCCGACTATCCGAACGAGGGGGCGCTCCGCGGAGGGCACATCCCGGGAGCGTTCAGCATTCCCTGGTCCCGCGCGGCTCATCCCGAAGATGGAACGTTCAAGAGCGCAGAGGAGCTCCGGAAGATCTACGTCGACGAGAAGGGTCTTTCGGAGACGGACGACATCATCTTCGCGGTGGAGAACCCGCAGGGAATCTCCGCGAAGGCGCTCGCGGTGATCCTCGACGAGGGTTTGTCGGGCGAGCCGCCCGAGACGATCGCCGGCGTCTCTCCGGACATCGTTACCACGATCTTCGATCGCGAGCTCTCGATGGGCAAGAGCCTCGGGCTCATGGGCATGGTCCACATGGCGCTCTCGCTCGCCCGCAGGCGCACGGCTTCGAAAGCGGGCGGATAGGAACAAGCGCGGCGGTCCGCGCGGCGATCGCGCTTGTCGTCCCGCTTCGCCCTCCGCTAAGATCGGCGGAAACCCGAGGGAGGGAAGCGCGTGATCTCGTCGCCGGCCGCCGTTCTCACGGTTCTTTCCGCGCTCGCGGCGTTCTTCTTTTGGCTTGAAGCGCGGACGAGGTGGCGTCTCTTTCAATACGCGCCGCCCCTCCTCTTCATCTACGGCATCCCGGTGGTCCTTTCGAACACGGGCGTGATCCCGACCGAGAGCCCGGTCTACTCCGGGATGCGCGCGATCATGCTCCCCGTCTTCCTCACGCTCATGCTCCTCTCGCTCGACTGTCGAAAGGCGGTGCGCGTGATGGGACGAGGGATCTTCGTAATGCTTCTTGGGAGCGCGGGGGTCGTGATCGGCGCGCCGATCAGCTACGCGATCGTGAAGGGCGGTCTCTCTCCGGATGCATGGAAGGGCTTCGGCGCGCTCGCGGGGAGCTGGATCGGCGGAACGGGGAACCTCGCGGCGGTGGCGGGAGCACTCGACACGCCCCCGGAGGAGATGGGGCTCGCGGTCCTCGCGGACAACCTCGTCTACGTGATCTGGCTGCCGATTCTTCTTGGTTCAAAGAACTGGGCGGATCGTTTCAATCGGTTCACCGGCGTTCCAGAGGAGCGTCTCTCGCGCATGGAGGAGGCGGCGAAGTCGATCGAGAGGGAGGAAGGAGCGCTCGGGATGCGGGATCTTCTCCTTCTCGCGACGCTCGGCTTCGCGGTCGCGTGGGCGGCGAAGGGGATCGCGGGCCGGGTTCCCGCGTACGAGCCGGTCCTCTCCAAGGGAACGTGGGAGATTCTTCTCGTCACGACGTTCGGGATCCTTCTCTCGTTTACGCCCGCGAGGAGAATCGCGGGGAGCCAGCCGCTCGCGATGGCGATGGTCTATCTCTTCGTCGCGTCGATGGGGGCGCGGGCGGAGCTTTCGGGGCTCGGTCGCGCGCCGTGGTTCGTCGCCGGCGCCTATATCTGGATCCTCGTTCACGGGATCGTGATCGTGATCGCTGCGCGGATCTTCCGCGTCGACGCGCACACCGCGGCGATCTCCTCGGCGGCGAACATCGGCGGGATCGCGTCCGCCCCGATCGTCGCGGCGCACCACAAGAAGACGCTCGTGCCGGTCTCGATCCTGATGGCGCTGATCGGATACGCGATCGGGAACTACTGCGCGATCGTCGCCGCGCAGCTCTGCTTCTGGGTCAGGGGATAGCCGGGGGGAATTCGGTACCTGATACCCCATTTCCCCCAGGAAGCATTCCCAACGGTCGAGTCATGGCTCGGAAATAGGGCATCGGAAATAGGGTATCAGGTACCGAATACAGATGAGCCCCGCCTCTCGGCTCCGGAGCCTCTGGCGTTCGAGGGGAATCCCGGTCACCCGTCTCTTGGAAATCACTTCGCGGCGATCAGGTGAAGCGCGAGGCCCGCGCCGAGGAGAAGCCCCGCGGCGAAGGGGATCCACGGAAACGAAATCGGGACGCCACCCGCGTAGATGAGCGGGTGGTTCGCCATGAACGCGTAGAGGAGAAGGGCGAGCGAGAGGGCGCCGAGAAGCCAGTGAACCTTCCGCACGCGGATCGGAGCGGCGCGTCGCTCTCGAACGGCGATCGCGGCGCCCGCCGCGATGAGGAACACCGAAACGAGGACCGGTGCGAGAACCGGTCCCGTCCAGATGAGCGGGATGAGAAAGAGAACGTCCCACGTGAGGAGCGACCCCGGCCAACCGAGCGTGACGAACAGGCTGAGGTAGAAGACGATATCCCACACCCCGAAGAGAAACGCGAAGTGCCCGAAGCGCTCCCAGCGAGTCTTTCCCGCGAGGTGGGCGACCGCGGCGAGCATCGCGAGCGTCGCCGCCTCGCGCGTGATCTCGACCGTCGCGTGATCGAGGGATGCGAGAAGGAGCGGGAAGCGGAAGCCGTCCGGGTAGTAGATCTCTCGAAGATAGACGACGACCGCCGCCTCGAGATAACCGAACGCGGCTCCGAAAACGGCGAGAGGAAGAAAGCTGCCCGCCAGGGAGGCGCTCTCCCCGCGCCCTCCGAAGACTGAAGAACCCACCGCGCCCCTACCGGCGGTCGGGGAAGAGGAGGCTTGCCTCGCGGACCGACTCGTAGTCGCCGCTCTCCGCGTCCACGAGGTAGTCGACCTGATAGAGATCGGTGAGGAGCTTGCGCCCCTTTTCGTCCTCGCCCATCCGGAGGAGGATCTCCAGTACCTTGTTCGTGACCTTCGGGTTCTCTTCGATATAAACCTTCGATCCGGTGATCGTGTCGCCCGGGATCGGCTTCGTGTAGAAGATCGCCTTCACGAGGCGGCGTTCCTTGGCGTTCAGGTATTGCGTCCAGGCGCCCCGCTGGTTCTCGGTGTCGTTCGCGAAGACGGCGCCTGCGTCCACCACGCCGTCCACGACCGCGCGAACGAGCTCGTCGTATCCGCCGATGAACGAGTTGCTCGCGAAGTAGGTGTCCGTGTCGATCCCCTCCGCGTGCAGGGCCGCTTTCGTGAAGATGTAGCCTGCGGTGCTGCTCGGGTAGGTCCACCCCATTCTTTTCCCGCGAAGGTCCGCGAGGCTCTCGATCCCGCTCCCCTTCCGGACGATGATCGCGCCCCAATAGAACGG is a window of Candidatus Eisenbacteria bacterium DNA encoding:
- a CDS encoding saccharopine dehydrogenase NADP-binding domain-containing protein, whose amino-acid sequence is MKRVLVLGAGLVAKPLVRYLLDQRGFRVICASRTVSKAEALIGGHERGETKPLDLTDPGALPSLVADSDLVISMVPYTFHVQVAELCIAHKKQFVSTSYVSPAMKALDGKARAAGVMLLNEIGLDPGIDHMSAMRVFNDVRSRGGKIKSFMSYCGGLPAPEANDNPLGYKFSWSPRGVLLAGKNSARYLKDGKVREIPSENLFLDRWPLRGVPGAGDFEAYPNRDSIGYIDIYDLKDSATVLRATLRNPGWCETLKCIVDLGLLDTEEKDLGGLTYGGMIDRLAPGGGDRRARAAKKLGMAEGSTAIRNIEWLGLFKDDAIPLKKGGFIDVLTHRMLEKMSYKPGERDMIVLHHEFVGEFDGGKKEKIASTLVDFGFPKGDSAMSRTVGYPAAIAARFLLEGRIEGSGVHIPVAPEIYHPVLGELDRLGIKCVERTETLR
- a CDS encoding TSUP family transporter, yielding MDFAIVSFAALFASALAFFSGFGLGTLLLPVFALFFPVEVAVAATAVVHGANNMLKIAVVGKHADRDLVLRFGLPAIAAALAGAALLGYVAGFGELAKYPVGARTAIVTPVKLAMGILMLVFALFELLPRFRAIEFGRKYLALGGVLSGFFGGFSGHQGALRSAFLVQTGISTQAFVGTNAVIGFLVDAMRIATYAALFLLNGMKNPIGPEERSLVLAGVLAAFAGVLVGKNLLPKITMSAVRTLTGILLLVIALALGSGII
- a CDS encoding sulfurtransferase codes for the protein MNEHWTRGYAFPEVLVSTEWVAANLDNPKVRIVESNEDPLLYRAKHIPGAVEVDWTRDLNHPIVRDYLRRDGFEKLAGRVGITRDTTVVFYGDKSNWWACYAYWIFKLFNHPTARIMDGGRPKWEREGRPMTKEIPSIAPAKYEAPERDDTVHRAFRDEVLAHIEAGKALVDVQSPEEYSGERLHMPDYPNEGALRGGHIPGAFSIPWSRAAHPEDGTFKSAEELRKIYVDEKGLSETDDIIFAVENPQGISAKALAVILDEGLSGEPPETIAGVSPDIVTTIFDRELSMGKSLGLMGMVHMALSLARRRTASKAGG
- a CDS encoding DUF819 family protein, translated to MISSPAAVLTVLSALAAFFFWLEARTRWRLFQYAPPLLFIYGIPVVLSNTGVIPTESPVYSGMRAIMLPVFLTLMLLSLDCRKAVRVMGRGIFVMLLGSAGVVIGAPISYAIVKGGLSPDAWKGFGALAGSWIGGTGNLAAVAGALDTPPEEMGLAVLADNLVYVIWLPILLGSKNWADRFNRFTGVPEERLSRMEEAAKSIEREEGALGMRDLLLLATLGFAVAWAAKGIAGRVPAYEPVLSKGTWEILLVTTFGILLSFTPARRIAGSQPLAMAMVYLFVASMGARAELSGLGRAPWFVAGAYIWILVHGIVIVIAARIFRVDAHTAAISSAANIGGIASAPIVAAHHKKTLVPVSILMALIGYAIGNYCAIVAAQLCFWVRG
- the phnD gene encoding phosphate/phosphite/phosphonate ABC transporter substrate-binding protein; translated protein: MRRLPIPLSLVLSLGILAALPLDAKEKTTVRLGFYPSHNREQLSILAKEFCSYMSEKTGYDFEPVVSRDYEDLINGITKNEVHFAWLSPLSFVKAEQKKNARVLLKSVRGANPFYWGAIIVRKGSGIESLADLRGKRMGWTYPSSTAGYIFTKAALHAEGIDTDTYFASNSFIGGYDELVRAVVDGVVDAGAVFANDTENQRGAWTQYLNAKERRLVKAIFYTKPIPGDTITGSKVYIEENPKVTNKVLEILLRMGEDEKGRKLLTDLYQVDYLVDAESGDYESVREASLLFPDRR